One region of Ictalurus furcatus strain D&B chromosome 17, Billie_1.0, whole genome shotgun sequence genomic DNA includes:
- the ywhae1 gene encoding tyrosine 3-monooxygenase/tryptophan 5-monooxygenase activation protein, epsilon polypeptide 1 isoform X2: MANREDLVYQAKLAEQAERYDEMVESMKKVAGMDVELTVEERNLLSVAYKNVIGARRASWRIISSIEQKEESKGGEDKLKMIREYRQTVETELKSICNDILDVLDKHLIPAATSGESKVFYYKMKGDYHRYLAEFATGNDRKEAAENSLVAYKAASDIAMTDLQPTHPIRLGLALNFSVFYYEILNSPDRACRLAKAAFDDAIAELDTLSEESYKDSTLIMQLLRDNLTLWTSDMQGDDS, from the exons ATGGCTAATCGGGAGGATTTAGTATATCAAGCTAAGCTTGCTGAACAAGCAGAGAGATATGACG AAATGGTTGAGTCCATGAAGAAGGTGGCAGGGATGGACGTCGAGCTCACAGTGGAGGAGAGGAACCTGCTGTCGGTGGCCTACAAGAATGTCATTGGAGCCAGAAGAGCATCCTGGAGGATAATTAGCAGCATCGAGCAGAAAGAAGAAAGCAAGGGAGGAGAGGACAAATTGAAGATGATCCGGGAGTATAGGCAAACA GTTGAGACAGAGCTGAAATCGATTTGCAATGACATCCTCGATGTGCTGGACAAGCACCTAATTCCAGCTGCTACTTCAGGAGAGTCCAAGGTGTTCTACTACAAAAT GAAGGGCGACTACCACAGGTATCTCGCTGAGTTTGCCACAGGAAATGACAGGAAGGAGGCTGCAGAAAACAGTTTGGTTGCTTACAAAGCTGCTAGTGATATTGCAATGACAGACCTTCAACCTACACACCCTATTCGTTTGGGTCTCGCTTTGAACTTCTCCGTATTCTACTATGAAATCCTCAATTCTCCTGACCGTGCATGCAG GTTGGCGAAGGCAGCATTTGATGATGCTATTGCTGAGCTTGACACGTTGAGTGAAGAAAGCTACAAGGACTCCACACTCATCATGCAGCTGTTACGTGATAATCTGACACTATGGACTTCAGATATGCAGGGTGACG
- the ywhae1 gene encoding tyrosine 3-monooxygenase/tryptophan 5-monooxygenase activation protein, epsilon polypeptide 1 isoform X1: MANREDLVYQAKLAEQAERYDEMVESMKKVAGMDVELTVEERNLLSVAYKNVIGARRASWRIISSIEQKEESKGGEDKLKMIREYRQTVETELKSICNDILDVLDKHLIPAATSGESKVFYYKMKGDYHRYLAEFATGNDRKEAAENSLVAYKAASDIAMTDLQPTHPIRLGLALNFSVFYYEILNSPDRACRLAKAAFDDAIAELDTLSEESYKDSTLIMQLLRDNLTLWTSDMQGDGEEQNKEALQDVEDENQ, from the exons ATGGCTAATCGGGAGGATTTAGTATATCAAGCTAAGCTTGCTGAACAAGCAGAGAGATATGACG AAATGGTTGAGTCCATGAAGAAGGTGGCAGGGATGGACGTCGAGCTCACAGTGGAGGAGAGGAACCTGCTGTCGGTGGCCTACAAGAATGTCATTGGAGCCAGAAGAGCATCCTGGAGGATAATTAGCAGCATCGAGCAGAAAGAAGAAAGCAAGGGAGGAGAGGACAAATTGAAGATGATCCGGGAGTATAGGCAAACA GTTGAGACAGAGCTGAAATCGATTTGCAATGACATCCTCGATGTGCTGGACAAGCACCTAATTCCAGCTGCTACTTCAGGAGAGTCCAAGGTGTTCTACTACAAAAT GAAGGGCGACTACCACAGGTATCTCGCTGAGTTTGCCACAGGAAATGACAGGAAGGAGGCTGCAGAAAACAGTTTGGTTGCTTACAAAGCTGCTAGTGATATTGCAATGACAGACCTTCAACCTACACACCCTATTCGTTTGGGTCTCGCTTTGAACTTCTCCGTATTCTACTATGAAATCCTCAATTCTCCTGACCGTGCATGCAG GTTGGCGAAGGCAGCATTTGATGATGCTATTGCTGAGCTTGACACGTTGAGTGAAGAAAGCTACAAGGACTCCACACTCATCATGCAGCTGTTACGTGATAATCTGACACTATGGACTTCAGATATGCAGGGTGACG